In Brachyhypopomus gauderio isolate BG-103 chromosome 18, BGAUD_0.2, whole genome shotgun sequence, the sequence tgattcaaaataattcgcttttttatcacattatttgatggttgtttattttcaaaacgctcaatcttaacgtcttcacgttctctcatgtttcgtcctggaattacaagaggctcgtatttgttaacgtaatttcaacattttaatgtactttagcctaaattccagcacttttcaaacctgaaacacaaagcaacattaaaatgcgtcaggtaaatgttcatgaatatatatacagataaaaacggtctgcaagcgagttaaatttaattagtggtcggccgttatcggcgttaacggcccaccactaatatatatacacatattcacacgcacgcacacacacacagcataattatatatgtatgtgtctgtgtgtcctcattattgctggctataaaatcgcatcaccgtgtcatactttaatgtcctgcactgatgagctgcgcgagcctcagaattgttcgaatggaggctgcgttcgaataccattacaagtttgttagccacctagctctctcatatttttccttgttctttccttaagattttttcgcattaataaaatgtttgcctacgtacaatacatcgaagacggagtaaaaaatattgtacatattaaagacatcaaaaactttgacccaaaaaatacagaagactattctgcagtacacgcatactggattctgtggaaaggggagttattcgctggccaaatcttgatgctaaaaggtaagtagctaacgtttttataatacagaataatagtatatcgtataataataacaattcaacattttgtttgacgtacgacgtgagttaaacttgtcgctatctgatacaatttggctacaagttacccgaaccgggatctacaaaacattacctgtcgcagcgatcaaaatcgtccgtggtctgttcattaaatgttactttgatctgtctgtatgaagctgtctacactgtcaagactggatattagttagcaggttgtgctactcgtgttaccattaagagggttactcagcaacatcatctacgaacctaataagacctaataagcctttatatagttagttgtgtcgcgtgcggtagcctggcgaccatggaccaccttgctcgttaaaatatatttataaaacaaaagacttaccttctgcaccaacagccgatgcaacatcccatgcgttgtctttcattttttacattcttataattagtctggtctgagaatcatattagttgatcaagtttaaaagggcacgatttaaccgaaaggctgccttctacctgttcttgggtaatacttaactgagaatgttggtggagaacttttcacttcccttttgaggaccaaaatgccgcaagcgcactgacaatatctgctctttaattataattaaacacggaggtctgtaaactgtgattttcatgttttagctgagccatttgtataagacaaatactgaacattcaatgattaaactatcattctgggttcgacattcagcatgaaaaagaaactgagcataatataaatgtttgtattaattttttgtatataaattttatataatcatatataaaaattataagagggaagacttgagtgtgcctgaccagtattacggtttaaagtgttacatatttttcttcacagacacttctgaagaaatagaggacattctaggtgcagggaaaaggattcgggttccaaagttactggagagaaatcctgtggagagccagagaaactcagaaaggaaagaaattgaagatactgctgtaagtatatatgtgcatgcatatatatatatatatatatatatatatatatatatatatatatatatatatatatatatatatatatatatatatatgataagagcaagtgagatgttatgtgctattattatttgcagatgtcacaaaaggcaagcattattgagggaaagcgggcctcactaatagaaattttaaaagagcggcaaagccagaaaagaatccagccactgtgtgcctctaatagtcaatcaaagaggcagaggattctgctggatgatgaaacatctagtggcagtgatgatgaattaattgccaaatctgaatttgatgaattaaagaagaagcacacagtacttgggcataaatatcaagaagccattagtgaactggaacaactgagaaaattgaacactgaactccaaaagtgtttggtctccaaaatccttcctggtaagtttgtaacactcacccttctttcctaaaaggctgcctcacaaaacacaaaacaatcgttatcattttatctaaactggaatttaaagctgtactatttattgaatgtaatgacagtgaattacatttaaggtctcatttatgttatagagaataacagccttcctgattttatggacacccctcaaacaattagtaagacctttcagttatactgctattactattactgttgttattatattttgaacattatctgttttgcttgagaaggtgtttgtggttttgttgcatataacactaacagcttgttgcgtctacctattgtctaataaaaaagccctagttaatgttcatttaatctgtgatacaaacttgtactgaagatttattatcattatattatacatttcagggcaatccaacttgtcacccccattaaacacttctcaagcaacagttggtaagtatattgctaataaaacatgaatgacttggttacacttatacattcatcctatctctgataagagataagagacatgcacaataatattgtactatttaatcattctacaactgtcatttaccaaaagtaaggtaataattattaaattattttatatttgcagtagaaataagccaacagaaagagcaagcttcagaagaagaaagggtattttagatttaattataaatgtacagtaacggtggtattgtctttgattatactgatatgatttacatataatcgtgaaataaaataaaatttcacacagacgcacattggtgaaggaatttacatcaatacaaatcagtggaagagagtccaaggaaacagcaaggacagcttgtttgtgaaggagctggcagtgtgcatttggggcacaaacattttggccaaccggagtctggagggtaaaagttgtccaacaacaaagacaacccccaggccccctctaacccctcacaaattaagagcactaaaaagtaagtaagaatgttgataaagaatactaatctgaaaatgatggaggatattactgctgcatgaaatattacatgtgtctcttttggaccaggacacttgaattttattaaaatttctcaatgacctgctaataatcttatacatatcttctgtgcaaaatgttgacatttaataaaactgttcataataatagtcatgtggcctttgagcaggttatctagtcttcatataggctagaagtttatacctcacatttaggagtttagctcctctgagaaggcctatacatgcaagtaaatgatttgtactttgtttcaagtaaatagtttttgaagtctttagaaaactatatgattttattgttgtgcagtaacatgcatattttatgcatattaaagttttctcatgacattttgctttattttgttttgttaaagattgcttccaaaagtggctcgagacaaaaaacctggaagagttcgagctaaggaccagagcaggaaaatttggacgttatgttacagaaaaaatccaagacatcaacaaaaaacaaaaaaaaacaaaatcaataagtacatgatttgttatttgataaaattatattacttgtttaaaatgtcgtttgtgcaaatagcattttattaaagcagctgttataataatttctcagtaaattaagaaaaataaatatttttgagttgtcttttaaaattgtctttgtttcttgcctattttgcaaactggtctattaacagtaaagcataggtgttagggcaggtgtgcacatgtttaaacattccctgcttgttttagtgttgctctcctccagcatgcctaatttaattgtcatttaggaaaacatcaaaatgttccagacagaaaatccacgaccatggttgaggcacattgtataatattctggtcacttgacagttctgcaacaagctatcaaaggttaattgtatGTAGCGCCCTAGCCGAATACTATTGAACAGTATGTGGCGTTTACTACAATAAACGCGGCCAGGGCCCCAGGTTCACTGTTATCAAAACTTAGGTGGAGAGGTTTACACTAGTCACTTAAGTCAAACACCGTATACGACATCTAATAACACAGGAACATTTGCTTATAGCACAATAGACCCAATATAATAAATGTACACAATTTAATAATACAGTAACAAACACAAAATCACTGAGTATTTAGGGATTCTTCAGTATAAACTCAAGAGGTACAATTCTTAACGACACGAAATAAAAAAGGgcccgcacacatacacacactcacaccccgttGCAGGCCTGAACCGTTGCTGGGGAGCGGAGTGGCCAATGGATGGTAAAACGGCCTCTTCACTCCGAAGAGCAATGGCTGAAGTGAAAGTTACCTTTAAATAGCGTTTTGtccctttctgttgttctctTTTCCCCGAAGCAATAGTTTCCACACGCTCCTCTTCAGCTCGCAGTGGAAACGTTGTAGACGGAGAGTCACCAGAGCCAGTGGAAACTGGGGCTTTTCCGGTCACCCCAGTCGCTAACTGGTCTGTCCCTGCAGTTGGATAGCGCGAACACACTATCGAAGTCCTCCCACAGTCTCAATGACTTCGGCTAACCGAGCTGGTCAACCTACACGGAGTACGTGGTCTGACTTATAGCATTAGCCTTAAGCTAACCCGATTAGCTAACAATACACGGACGTAACGGCAGCCCGAACTAGCCTGCCCAACTACGCGGTGGAATTCGTAAAGCACGGGAATATCCTCCCCTACCTCGGTTCTCGATCTGAAAACCCCTTTGCGAAATCCCACTCGGTAAGCTATTTCGtccacacacctcactactgCATTCACTATGCTTAATTCGGGTGAAAACCAAATCAGTctatctttctcttctttccgTATTTTTTCTCTATATCGTCTCTCTTCGCGCTCTCTCCTCTCTGGCCCTCCCCCACTCTACCTTCACTCGCTCACAACCACTCCCCTCCCCACTCAGTTTAAACCTAGAAAATTAACACTTCTTTTGAACATATGGCATCACAGAACTGACAGAACGCATTAACTCAATGAACAGTTATAAACCCATGCCACTGGCATTTTCTACCCAGGCTACACCCTCCCCCCTTTAAAGGTCTGAGTGTCCCCATCAGACACTAAACTCTAGTCGCCTGACCTACAAACAAGGCACAGGATTAGTTTGTTATCCCAACCTAATAACTATTCCTCTGTGTATAATGGTCATCTTCTGATCTTTGGATTTCCCTGGCTGATCATATGTGAGCCTTATCACTGGTTTCACTTTTCTCTTGGCTGGTACTTTGGTATTCTCATCACAGACAGTACTCGATAAATCATGACTTTTTGGAGTTTCTCCCTGTCTGTCAATTTCTAGGTCATCAGATTCCAGAGACAAGGCTGCATGTTCCTCTTGCTCATCCTCCGCAGGCATGTCGCCATCTGACTCAAATTGTATCGTCTCCCCATACCTAATAACATCTGGGTTGGTTGGATCTTCATCTTCACTCTCGCTCACCGGAGTTCTTTCACCCGGTCCATCTGTCAGAGTATACTGGATTTCAACATCATCGAGATACACAAGTACCTGGAGTAGGTTCATGTCACCCACTGCCTTTTCCATCAGCCTCTGGAATGTGGCTGGAGCTCCCATGATCCCTTGTGGCATCCGTTCGAACTGATAAAATCCTAACGGGCATATAAAGGCAGTTTTTTCTTTATCTTCCTCAGCCATGGCAATTTGATAGTAGCCGCTGCGCAGGTCAAGGACTGTGAACCATCTGCTTCCAGCTAAGCAATCTAGTGCGTCATCAATCTTGGGTGTAGTGTATTGGTCGGGTACTGTTCTGTTATTGAGGGTGCGATAATCAATACACATCCTAACACTGCCATTTTTCTTCCGAGCAATCACAATTGGCGAGGCGTATGGGCTCCGAGATTCTTTAATTATCCCCGCAGCTAAAAGTTCCTGAAGATGCCGCCTCACATCTTCAATGTCAGCTGGGGCCAACCGTCTTGATCGCTCACGAAAAGGTCTCTGGTCTTTCAGCCTAATGCGATGAGTCACTCCTTGGGCTAATCCTACATCCCAGTCATCCAATGAAAAAACTCTAACCCTTTTGGACAACTTGCTCCGTAGCCGTTCTTTCCATTGCTCTGGCACAGGAGAATCCCCGAACTGTATGAGCTCAGGGTCTATGCTATCAGTCGTATCCTGTGCTGTGGGAACAATCACGGAGTCAGTAGCATAAAGACATCCCAATACAGTTCCAACAGGCAGGTCTACTTCCCTTGTAGACTCATTCTGCATGACGACCGGAAAGCTGGCTACATCGACGGCTGAAGCGGGTATAACCACGGGCTGTAGTAGAATACTAGAGGGGAGACTCTCTGATGGAGGTTCCATGATTAATACATCTTGGGACATAGACTGACGAAATGCCACCTCACATGGTACACAACAGCTAGTGGCCGGTGGGATGATCAAAGACCCAGGGCCCATCCATTTGACCAATCCTACGGCCTCGTCGACCACGTTCACTTCTGTGCAATGAGCTTGCTCCTCATCTCTGCCAGTAATGTCAATGCCACAGTTATCCCTGCACAATTCTGCCAATCTCTTGAAAAAACTAGCATTAGTGCCAATAATGATGGGTGTCTGATCTGGACTTTTTGGACCTGGACAAACCAATGCCAAGACTGTAATAGTCTCCTGGACCTTCATGAGCTCTTTGGAAAACTGCATGTCTACCACAATGTAGCCCAGATAGGGGTAGCTGGACTCACTCAGACCCCATACTGACAAACCAGACACTGGCTGAATGGGTACATCTGAGAGATGTTCTTGGTACCAAGCCTCAAAAATTATTGTGACCTGGGACCCACTATCTAATAAAGCACTACATGGTTCGCCATTGattttaacagtgataacagaAGAGGGACCAACTAACCCTTTTGGCAATGGATCAGTCTTCACCGTCATCACAGAACTTCTCTTGACTGAGCATGACATTTCGGCAGACTTTCTGTCTTTAGTCTTCCCCTCCTGAGCTCTTCTCAGTGAACGGATCAATTTTTGGATCACTTTCTGTGTGTTCTCAGGAGCATTACACTTAGTGGCAATGTGGCCATTTTCTCCACATCTATAACAAAAATAATCATCCGCATCTTTTGCTGTTGAATTTCTAATATCTGACTTGGCATAATCAGCAGTGACAACTTTAGTGGGAGATACTGAGGGTTGTCCACTACTATCTTCTATGCCTTCTACTTTGTGCTGCAATCTCTTAACTTGTTTTCTTAAAGCAGTAACTTCTGAATTAGGGCTCTGGTCTGTAACCACATTGGGCATTACTCGGCTTGTTTCAGCGACTCTAGCTGTACAAGGGGGGTTTTGTTTGGCTAATTCAGCAAACTTGGTCTTTAACTCTTTCAATTCAGCTCTTAAGGTGTGGACCTCCGGACTGTTAGACTCCAGTCTCCCAGCTGTTTGCACTTGACGCACAGTAGCGTTTATCTTCTGGCGTGACGCTTGATACGCTTCTTCAGTGCGTATCTCACTGAGCAGGTCTAAAAAACATGGGGGGTTACTTCTCCTTTCACGCAGTCTAAGTTGTACTAATAGAAGATCTGACCCCACTGCTCCCCTCAAAAGCTGTTCAATTCgtactctgtctctgtcttgagCAGAGAGGCCCCCCTTTTGTACCACCTTAGTCAATGCTTGCTCTAATCGCCTCACAAACTCAGACAGCCTTTCACCTGAGTTTTGATGCAGTAGTCTGAAGGCAAAATACAAGTCTTCCCCAGACTCAGTGGTTCCAAATGCGCTATTTATTGCATCCAGATAAGCGCCTGGGCTAGCATCAGGATCACTGTATTTTACAGCTTTCACAATTTCCAGAGCAGGACCCTTAACGCTCTCTATAATGCGTCGCCGTTTCTCTTTCTCAGTGCATTCACTTTCCTCTATCATCATATAGGCTTGTTCCAACCAAGGATCTAACATTTCCTCACCCATAGGTGTGGGCTGAACGCCTGAAAAGGTTCTGAGTCGACGATAGCTGTGTCCTTCTACTTGAACACTTCTACTCTGACTCAGCAACTCGCTCACGGTACGAAGGAGAGGCTCCGATGTACTTGGCTGTGGGCTAGCAGGAGTGGTGAGACGGTGGAGGTCTGCCATTGTTTTGCCTTCAGTTAGGAGTAATTCCTGTAGTTTCTGTGCAAATTCATCTGCAACCTTAGCTGGTTTATTTGCAGTTATTACTGTCCATGGCTCAGATCCATCGGGGGGAATTACTTCTGGGGGCACACGATCCGAGTCAACTGCTTCTCTGCACTCGCACAAGACTAATAGACTTTGCATCTCACTGCGAAATGACCTACCCCTTACCCGCACCCGCCCCCAGCAGCGCACGGAGTGTAACACTTCTTCAATCTGTCCTATGGCTAAGTCTTCAGGGACCCCTAGGATAAGGACTGCATACTGGACATTTAAATTCTCCCCCCTACACCAATCCAACAAAATATTTTGGCACTCAGCATAAGATTTAGAATCCACCATTTTGACTATCAAGTCACAGCTCATTCAACATCAGCGTCCTAGTTTGACTACTCCCAGTATATACAAATACTACTGGTTTTTAGCAACACCCCCttctccccccaaaaaattattataattatttttttctatcccagcggtgcctccaTTTTATGTAGCGCCCTAGCCGAATACTATTGAACAGTATGTGGCGTTTACTACAATAAACGCGGCCAGGGCCCCAGGTTCACTGTTATCAAAACTTAGGTGGAGAGGTTTACACTAGTCACTTAAGTCAAACACCGTATACGACATCTAATAACACAGGAACATTTGCTTATAGCACAATAGACCCAATATAATAAATGTACACAATTTAATAATACAGTAACAAACACAAAATCACTGAGTATTTAGGGATTCTTCAGTATAAACTCAAGAGGTACAATTCTTAACGACACGAAATAAAAAAGGgcccgcacacatacacacactcacaccccgttGCAGGCCTGAACCGTTGCTGGGGAGCGGAGTGGCCAATGGATGGTAAAACGGCCTCTTCACTCCGAAGAGCAATGGCTGAAGTGAAAGTTACCTTTAAATAGCGTTTTGtccctttctgttgttctctTTTCCCCGAAGCAATAGTTTCCACACGCTCCTCTTCAGCTCGCAGTGGAAACGTTGTAGACGGAGAGTCACCAGAGCCAGTGGAAACTGGGGCTTTTCCGGTCACCCCAGTCGCTAACTGGTCTGTCCCTGCAGTTGGATAGCGCGAACACACTATCGAAGTCCTCCCACAGTCTCAATGACTTCGGCTAACCGAGCTGGTCAACCTACACGGAGTACGTGGTCTGACTTATAGCATTAGCCTTAAGCTAACCCGATTAGCTAACAATACACGGACGTAACGGCAGCCCGAACTAGCCTGCCCAACTACGCGGTGGAATTCGTAAAGCACGGGAATATCCTCCCCTACCTCGGTTCTCGATCTGAAAACCCCTTTGCGAAATCCCACTCGGTAAGCTATTTCGtccacacacctcactactgCATTCACTATGCTTAATTCGGGTGAAAACCAAATCAGTctatctttctcttctttccgTATTTTTTCTCTATATCGTCTCTCTTCGCGCTCTCTCCTCTCTGGCCCTCCCCCACTCTACCTTCACTCGCTCACAACCACTCCCCTCCCCACTCAGTTTAAACCTAGAAAATTAACACTTCTTTTGAACATATGGCATCACAGAACTGACAGAACGCATTAACTCAATGAACAGTTATAAACCCATGCCACTGGCATTTTCTACCCAGGCTacatgtaaatttaaaatactagttattttacagaataccaggtacaagctggttttggacagtaaaaccacccaccagcaacaagatggtttaagatggtgtaaccagctataaaccagctaccacctatgaaccagctaacagctggttttgaatggtttaaccagctaccagctacaaaccagctaccaggttccaaaacacagcttaagctggtcaagctggttaaccagcttgaccagcttaagatggtatgagctggtttttccagcagggcaggctttaagctggtttatacttgaagcctggtttatacttgacgcgccgcgagcggcgcgagggtccgcgcggcgaaaatgacgtaatcgctgaggctccgcccgtgcgcgagtgcctcgcgcgctgtcgctgcacgaggtcgtgcacctgtcgaattttgcaactttgcgcgcgcgccgcgcttcagcgcgatcgacaaagtcatgtttgcagggttcatacacctatacaaggtggaattaaagcacttgtacggcactttcaaggtccatttcaatattttccagcatgataaacataattaagttaaatattgacacgccgcgagcggcgcgagggtccgcgcggcgaaaattacgtaatcgctgaggctccgcccgtgcgcgagtgcctcgcgcggtcgtgcacctctagaattttgtaacttcgcgcgcgctgcgcttcagcgcgatcgacaaagtcatgtttgcagggttcatacacctatacaaggtggaattaaagcacttgtacggcactttcaaggtccatttcaatattttccagcatgataaacataattaagttaaatattgacgcgccgcgagcggcgagggtccgcgcggcgaaaatgacgtaattgctgaggctccgcccgtgcgcgagtgcctcgcgcgctgtcgctgtcgctgcgcgaggtcgtgcacctctctaattttgcaacttcgcgcgcgcgccgcgcttcagcgccatcgacaaagtcatgtttgcagggttcatacacctatacaaggtggaattaaagcatttgtacggcactttcccactgcgcaaagatacgttgaaacgacgtcttttccaagtcatttttgcacgtcggattttggtcccctgaaggtgcagactgtgacgccagatgacgtcttttttccga encodes:
- the LOC143482275 gene encoding uncharacterized protein LOC143482275, with protein sequence MSCDLIVKMVDSKSYAECQNILLDWCRGENLNVQYAVLILGVPEDLAIGQIEEVLHSVRCWGRVRVRGRSFRSEMQSLLVLCECREAVDSDRVPPEVIPPDGSEPWTVITANKPAKVADEFAQKLQELLLTEGKTMADLHRLTTPASPQPSTSEPLLRTVSELLSQSRSVQVEGHSYRRLRTFSGVQPTPMGEEMLDPWLEQAYMMIEESECTEKEKRRRIIESVKGPALEIVKAVKYSDPDASPGAYLDAINSAFGTTESGEDLYFAFRLLHQNSGERLSEFVRRLEQALTKVVQKGGLSAQDRDRVRIEQLLRGAVGSDLLLVQLRLRERRSNPPCFLDLLSEIRTEEAYQASRQKINATVRQVQTAGRLESNSPEVHTLRAELKELKTKFAELAKQNPPCTARVAETSRVMPNVVTDQSPNSEVTALRKQVKRLQHKVEGIEDSSGQPSVSPTKVVTADYAKSDIRNSTAKDADDYFCYRCGENGHIATKCNAPENTQKVIQKLIRSLRRAQEGKTKDRKSAEMSCSVKRSSVMTVKTDPLPKGLVGPSSVITVKINGEPCSALLDSGSQVTIIFEAWYQEHLSDVPIQPVSGLSVWGLSESSYPYLGYIVVDMQFSKELMKVQETITVLALVCPGPKSPDQTPIIIGTNASFFKRLAELCRDNCGIDITGRDEEQAHCTEVNVVDEAVGLVKWMGPGSLIIPPATSCCVPCEVAFRQSMSQDVLIMEPPSESLPSSILLQPVVIPASAVDVASFPVVMQNESTREVDLPVGTVLGCLYATDSVIVPTAQDTTDSIDPELIQFGDSPVPEQWKERLRSKLSKRVRVFSLDDWDVGLAQGVTHRIRLKDQRPFRERSRRLAPADIEDVRRHLQELLAAGIIKESRSPYASPIVIARKKNGSVRMCIDYRTLNNRTVPDQYTTPKIDDALDCLAGSRWFTVLDLRSGYYQIAMAEEDKEKTAFICPLGFYQFERMPQGIMGAPATFQRLMEKAVGDMNLLQVLVYLDDVEIQYTLTDGPGERTPVSESEDEDPTNPDVIRYGETIQFESDGDMPAEDEQEEHAALSLESDDLEIDRQGETPKSHDLSSTVCDENTKVPAKRKVKPVIRLTYDQPGKSKDQKMTIIHRGIVIRLG